One genomic region from Mastacembelus armatus chromosome 21, fMasArm1.2, whole genome shotgun sequence encodes:
- the LOC113123432 gene encoding aryl hydrocarbon receptor-like, which translates to MYAGRKRRKPVQRAVKPAPAEGAKSNPSKRHRDRLNGELERLASLLPFPEEVTTSLDKLSILRLSVSYLRAKNFFSVALNSRNGASPSGGKDGGSKASAGVETKIPEGELLLQALNGFVLVITANGTIFYSSHTIQDYLGFHQTDVMHQSVYELVHTEDQQELRRNLHWALNPPPATASTINQDSPQEMEPDKNSSLVTYNPEQLPPENSSFLERNFVCRFRCLLDNSSGFLALNIQGRLKFLHGQNQRQGNGGKVPAQLALFTIATPLQPPSILEIRTKNMIFRTKHKLDFTPMACDAKGKIVLGYTEAELRVRGSGYQFIHAADMLYCAENHVRMIKTGESGLTVFRLLTKENRWKWVQANARLVYKNGKPDYIIATQRPLLDEEGGEHLRKRSMHLPFTYATGEALLYQSNHPIAGSSHEKNSSKSKKSRTDRLVKDGLDPGSLLGALMSQDESVYVCQPALQPKMSFHSSFFEEQMGFSGPNSSSLLRSWDESSMVGPGAPEPSTSFDPLLVTLDSLSLEGQGIVDAEGAGCSNGELFGALEGLGVSAEDLELLLLDERMIRVEMDPEHVPTLDDLLTSDEILSYIYDSIEGKIDTTVREGQVPSSTTSATATHVSLPESNPTSDSDLQMQIYHHKPALMGQAPIVQLSQQMQQHLSMRASKVTHGWAQQSDHLVSTIINGEPLEQNESVPGGQWTAQDILLSAGIQLEHFNAQQTVLSGKASELDGEFHQQQSQQPYLQTQQQPRVQNQLSQPCNAKQKEANHNGLCGISSTEHPAGKSQWQDYGFSKSVDSNPCLDNSQKPLINTSVDSCIDYSMSDIDSSGYAISGGLFARSGQQHGAESTVSSSRSGLQQEQIPVTLAQVISSLSQCSPPNTSLEQILAVEKSCQQLDCYDMVTSEIPADPSHSKTENGYILNTTYPEGCALPNGNKPAPPTVQIPGPETLPGIADPPATGFYL; encoded by the exons TTGCTCTGAACAGTCGAAACGGAGCGTCTCCATCCGGTGGGAAAGATGGCGGCAGTAAAGCATCAGCCGGGGTGGAGACCAAGATCCCAGAAGGGGAACTTTTGCTCCAG GCTCTCAATGGTTTTGTGCTGGTCATCACGGCAAATGGGACCATCTTCTACTCCTCTCACACCATCCAGGATTACTTGGGCTTCCACCAG ACGGACGTGATGCACCAGAGTGTCTATGAGCTGGTCCACACGGAGGACCAGCAGGAGCTCAGGAGAAACTTACACTGGGCTTTGAATCCTCCTCCTGCCACTGCATCAACCATTAACCAGGACTCCCCCCAAG AGATGGAGCCAGACAAAAACTCATCTTTGGTCACCTACAACCCTGAACAGCTTCCTCCTGAGAACTCATCCTTCCTGGAAAGAAACTTTGTGTGTCGGTTTCGATGCCTACTGGACAACTCCTCCGGCTTTCTG GCTCTGAACATCCAGGGCAGGCTCAAGTTCCTTCATGGACAGAACCAGCGACAAGGAAATGGAGGAAAGGTCCCAGCACAGCTCGCCCTTTTCACCATCGCGACTCCTCTGCAGCCTCCATCCATCCTGGAGATCAGGACCAAGAACATGATCTTCAGAACCAAACACAAGCTGGACTTCACACCCATGGCGTGTGATGCGAA GGGGAAGATAGTGCTGGGCTACACAGAAGCTGAACTGCGGGTACGAGGATCCGGATATCAGTTCATCCATGCAGCAGATATGTTGTACTGTGCAGAGAACCATGTCAGGA TGATAAAGACTGGAGAGAGTGGTCTGACTGTGTTCAGGCTGCTCACTAAGGAGAATCGCTGGAAATGGGTGCAGGCTAACGCCAGACTGGTTTACAAGAACGGCAAACCAGACTACATCATTGCCACCCAGAGGCCTCTTTT GGATGAAGAGGGAGGAGAACACCTGCGTAAGCGCTCCATGCATCTACCCTTTACCTATGCTACAGGTGAGGCCCTGCTCTACCAGTCCAACCATCCCATTGCAGGCTCTAGCcatgaaaaaaacagcagtaagTCAAAGAAGAGTAGGACTGACAGGCTGGTGAAAGATGGCCTAGACCCTGGCTCTCTCCTGGGAGCACTTATGAGCCAGGATGAGTCGGTCTATGTTTGCCAGCCCGCCCTGCAGCCCAAAATGTCATTTCATAGCAGCTTCTTTGAGGAACAAATGGGCTTCTCTGGTCCCAACTCCTCCAGCTTGCTCAGGAGCTGGGATGAGTCAAGCATGGTTGGTCCAGGCGCCCCAGAGCCAAGCACCAGCTTTGACCCGCTGCTGGTCACGCTGGACTCCCTCTCCCTAGAAGGCCAAGGGATTGTGGATGCAGAAGGGGCTGGTTGTTCAAATGGGGAACTGTTTGGAGCTCTGGAAGGACTGGGGGTGAGTGCTGAGgacctggagctgctgctgctagatGAGAGGATGATCAGAGTTGAGATGGACCCTGAACATGTGCCCACTTTGGACGACCTGCTGACCAGCGACGAGATCCTTTCATACATCTACGACTCCATAGAGGGAAAAATTGATACCACAGTGCGTGAAGGGCAGGTGCCTTCTAGTACAACCTCTGCAACAGCCACACATGTGTCACTACCTGAAAGCAACCCCACCTCTGACTCTGATCTGCAAATGCAGATTTATCACCATAAGCCTGCCCTGATGGGGCAGGCCCCCATCGTCCAGCTGTCCCAGCAGATGCAACAGCACCTCAGCATGCGGGCAAGTAAAGTGACACATGGCTGGGCCCAGCAGAGTGACCATTTGGTTAGTACAATAATTAATGGAGAGCCTCTGGAGCAGAATGAGTCTGTCCCCGGTGGACAGTGGACGGCCCAAGACATTCTACTCAGTGCAGGGATACAACTGGAACACTTTAACGCACAACAGACTGTTTTAAGCGGCAAGGCCTCGGAACTGGATGGTGAGTTTCACCAGCAGCAGAGTCAACAACCGTATCTCCAGACACAGCAGCAACCCAGGGTGCAGAACCAACTCTCACAGCCATGCAATGCCAAACAGAAGGAAGCCAACCACAATGGATTGTGTGGCATCTCCAGCACAGAGCATCCAGCTGGGAAATCCCAGTGGCAAGACTACGGATTCAGCAAGAGTGTGGACAGCAACCCCTGCCTTGACAACAGCCAAAAACCTCTTATAAACACCTCAGTAGATTCTTGCATAGATTATAGCATGTCTGATATTGACAGTTCGGGTTACGCCATTAGTGGTGGGTTGTTTGCAAGAAGTGGGCAGCAACATGGAGCCGAGTCCACGGTTTCATCCAGCAGGAGCGGACTCCAGCAGGAGCAGATCCCAGTTACTCTGGCTCAGGTCATCTCCAGCCTGTCTCAGTGTTCTCCTCCCAACACCTCCCTAGAGCAGATCCTAGCAGTGGAGAAATCCTGCCAGCAGCTGGACTGTTATGACATGGTGACCTCTGAGATACCTGCTGATCCCAGTCACAGTAAG ACAGAGAATGGCTACATCCTAAACACTACTTACCCAGAAGGCTGTGCTCTGCCCAATGGGAATAAACCAGCGCCCCCTACTGTCCAGATTCCAGGCCCCGAGACCTTGCCCGGCATTGCCGACCCACCAGCCACCGGCTTCTACCTCTGA